The bacterium genomic interval CCAAATCGAGCAGTCTCGATTTGAGTATTTTCATGGCCCGCGCCTTGTTCTTGTGCTGGCTGCGCTCGTCCTGACACGCCACGACGAGCCCGGAGGGCAGGTGGGTGAGTCGCACCGCCGAGTCGGTCCGATTGACGCCCTGGCCGCCCGGGCCCGATGCGCGAAACACGTCCACGCGCAGGTCCTTCTCGTCGATGGCTACGTCTATGTCCTCGGCCTCGGGCAGCACCGCGACGGTGACCGCGGAGGTGTGTATGCGCCCCGACGCCTCGGTCGTGGGCACGCGCTGCACGCGGTGCACGCCGCTCTCGTATTTCATCTGGCTGTAGACGTGATCGCCGGAGATGAGCGCGATGACTTCCTTGATGCCGCCGAGCCCGGTGGCGTTCTGATCCAGTATCTCCACCTTCCAGCGATTGTTCTCCGCGAAGCGGCCGTACATGCGGAAGAGGTCGGCGGCGAACAGCGCGGCCTCCTCGCCCCCGGTGCCTGCGCGAATTTCGAGTATGACGTTCTTCTCGTCGTTGGGATCGCTGGGGAGGAGCAGTATCCTGAGCCTCTGCTCGAGATCGGCGATCTTCTCCTCGAGCGCCGGGATCTCGGAGCCGGCCATCTCCACGATCTCCGGGTCGGACTCCTTGTCCATCATCTCGCGGTTATCGGCGAGCGCTTCCTG includes:
- the prfA gene encoding peptide chain release factor 1 — translated: MFKKLEEVEKRFEELTRQMGDPAVLSDQSRFQKLAKERSDLGEIVADFREYRRTQEALADNREMMDKESDPEIVEMAGSEIPALEEKIADLEQRLRILLLPSDPNDEKNVILEIRAGTGGEEAALFAADLFRMYGRFAENNRWKVEILDQNATGLGGIKEVIALISGDHVYSQMKYESGVHRVQRVPTTEASGRIHTSAVTVAVLPEAEDIDVAIDEKDLRVDVFRASGPGGQGVNRTDSAVRLTHLPSGLVVACQDERSQHKNKARAMKILKSRLLDLETQKQANERTAARRSMVGSGDRSEKIRTYNYPQNRLTDHRINLSLYNLQQILDGRLGEMIDAVRMHYQAEALKTGDQSE